The genomic segment CATCTCCTCTCTTCATTAATTTTGAAACTAAAAATGGTGGGAGTAAAGAAAGGGATTGCTGAAAAGTTGGCCATGTTAGTAAGAAAGAAGGGAAGGTTGGATGTTGGTGGCAGAGTGGTGATTTATGGTGGAGAAAGTGTGGGAGGAGAGAGAAGGAggaagagattaaaaaaaataaaaaaattgtaaaattgaAGCCCTTTACGCGCTTGTTTGATGTGAAACCCACGCAACTTGCCAACTCAGTAAAAAGTGCTCAATTGGAACAAAATTTAAGTCTAAGTGCTCACAGTATCAAGCTACTTTTGATGTTCAAGTATGAAAGAGTGGGCACGTGGCGCTGTCtatcgatgggtttggcctttaaGAAATTATATCTAAAATCCGTGTTTGATATAATACTTGTTATTTTGCCGATTGAGTAAACCCCTTCATTGATTCCTAAACTTTGCTTGGTAGCTGAAATCTGAAATCTGTATCCGATTTTAGATAATCTATTTGTTGGTCAGAATCATTAATTAAGTTTATAAGATCCTAGCTACCTTCCATACTATCCATTGTCTAAGTATCAATATAGAGATTTCAGTTAGTTCTTTCTAGCAGAGTAATAATACTTATATAAAAGAGATTTAAcagatttttatttatatatttggagAAAGGGTGGGGATTAAAAGGAGAAGATGATAAAAGACTTACAAGTAACTTGGGACAGTTGCTTCAATCCTTTAAGAATGGGATATTCCAAGAAGCTTGGTGGCCATTAAAACAGTAATAATATCACACTAGTTAAAAACGATAATTACATTATCCTTAATTTTTACCTTGAAACAGCAACAGGTAAGAAACTACTTGACGAACAACGAGAGTAGCtaagcaagaaaaagaaaaatgcaaaatAGACAAAAATAGGGGTTAGCTATCGCTTAAAAGATTAGTCCGTTAAGAGTCGGAATTTACTATCAAGAGAAGAGGGCAAAATTCACATCAAGTGCCTCTAAACGACTGCAATATATACTAATCACATTCTTAATGGACAATTAGCAGACTATTTACGCCAAAAATTAGTTAACGAAGTGGTTAAAAAATATACTAATCAACAAGGAAGTTGTAGACGCCTACACAACTAGTGTGAAAATGTTGAAGTTTAACTATCTATCGCCCAGTAAGCCAAGGCAAAAACACAAGTCTCATGCATAGCTTGAACACAAACAGTTAAGTGCCTTTGTCACTCTTCCGAAGAAGTCTGACAATGAGGGGGGTGGCTATAATAGCAAATATAATTGTGAAAATTATAATGGCAATGCAGTTGCACTTTCGAGAGTTCATCAGTAGTCTCTTTGCGGTCTGAAGAGCAGTTGTCCCAGATTGGACATGATCAACTGCATTTGCCACCTGAACAAAATTACCATTGAGAAATCCGATACAGTGCAGTGGAGACCCTTTCGTTTTTAAGATAGCAATATGCTGAGGAAATTAAATAACAGGAGGGTTGAAAACAAACCTGTGTTTCAATATTATCTAACAAGTCTCCTTGAGCTTCAACTAGAACAGCCATATCTAGATAAATCTGATGCAGATCAAGAAGCTTTCTCTCAATTTCCTTCACTGCATCATGTCTTTCCTGAATTTCTTCTACGGTGCTTAAGACCTACAGTTGAGCATATTACCAGCTGAAATAGGAAGGGAAAATAATGACAGACAAATGTATTTTAAATTTCTAGAGGGAAAAGGTGAAACACGCAAATTGTTAGAAGACGCTCAAAGTATAGAAAATCTCTTCGGGTTGCAGTCTTGCTGATGAGGCGACATGAGATATTTACTGTAGAACTGGGATGTGCGCTCATAAAACTCATGTTTCCAAACTAATTACATAAAGATACATGGAATTCAAGGACCGCATATGGATACGTTAGTACATCAAAGGAATTCAAATGAGCTCAGCTGGTACTATTTCTGCTAGCTGAACAAGAAATAAGAATTTATTGACACAGAAACCATGCTTCCTCTACATTTTATATGTACCTCATGGCTCATGAAGTAATATGTTGACAACAAACAAAGAGAAAGACTCCAGAAGTGGATGGCACATAAATTAAGTCCCAAATTCTGAAAGTCAAAAGAGAAAATTACAGTAGAATGAAGTAGTAAGAGGTACCTGTCCACGTCCCATTCCTTGGATAGCATTCTGGAAGATTTGTTCACTACTTCCAGTTTCTATCAGGTTGTTGATTGTCTAACATGATGATAAAAATAAAcattagaaaaaagaaaaagaaaaaaaatctttatgaCCAGGATTATCATTGACAAGATATTGCACTCACCTCCTCATCTGGTCTAGTTCCAGTGACTGTTCAATTGTGAGATTAAAACATGATAAAACCACATATTAGATCAACATATGGAAATTCAGACATTGATAAGTTATATTTCTGTTGTAAAATGTGGAATTCAAACCTGTTATCACCCTTCGCTCTACAACTTCACGATACTCGTCGTCTATTCTCTGCCTTAATGTCTGGAAGAACATAACTTATAaccaatttaaattaaagagaaaatacAGCACAAAGCAAATAACAAGACTTGGCTATACCTGAAATTCTATCATAACATCTCTGAACTTCTTTGTCAAGgcactgcaaaaaaaaaaaaaaaaaaaactaagaaaaacACACACAAGTACGACTGCTCAAGCACAAGAAGTGGAAAATAACAtcaagcaatattgaaaaaTTATGTTTATCAATGTACTTGGTCATATTTGTCCTTGATCTGTCAACACTTGTACCCTTTCCACATCCAGGCTTTTGTCGATTAGCCAAGTTCTAAAGAAAAGAGAACAATAAGAGTGCTTTTAAATGATGAGCATTGAACTCAATAACTGCTTTACTGATCCAAATATAAAAGAATAGACAAATTTACCTCTTTATTTATTGCTTCTATTTTTGCTTTGACATTTCTTGCAATCTTCCCAACTTCATCTATATCTTTCTCCATCCGCTTCCTTATAGCTGGAAACAAGTAAAAAAACACTTGCTTGAGAGCTTGTGGTTAGCAGGCTACAgattatcaagaaacaaatagtTGGCAGAGATAGATGAACTTATCCATGTTAATATTTCACAAGTGCATTCTAGTAAATGGATTGAAAAATTACCACGCTTCTTTTAACTGAGCAACTTGAATATCTTAGAGTTATATTTTACAATACAATTACAACTTAAAAGGTAAAAGAGATGACAATAATAGTGAATCTGTTAGCTATACAAGACATTATGAAATAGTACTTATCCGACCTTTCATTGCTGATGCTTTAGTAACAGATTTTGTTTCCTCATTAGCATCCTGAAAGATAAGTCCAATTAGTAAATAATCTCTGACTAGAGAAAGGGTAAAGAAATTTTGATCAGATGGAAAAGATCAAAGTGACACAAACAATTAATCGCTGAACTTCagcattttatttcaaaatgaGAAGTGAGTTAAAAAGGCCAAAGTGAAAGCTGATTATTCTCAGACTGGCAACCAAGATTATATTTTGTCATCAAGTGGAGCAACTTAATTCTGTTATTTTTCCATCTATTCTCCCATAGTTGAATCCGTTCTCATACCATTTATCCTATTCCGTCCCTTAAATGTCATCCTCCTGAACATAAATCCAACAGAATCACAAAGATAAAGTAAGAACCCTAACTGTTCTAAAGTTTTCTAATAAGAGTTCCGATCTCTGGTAGAATGAAACAAAGTATACATCTGCAATTTGCTAATACTTCTTCTTAAATAACAGACTTTTACCGTACTTTGGGAAGGCGATATTGATTATATATAAATCAGGAGGAAAACAAAATACTGCTTGACTATGACTAATTGGCCTTCAACACTACAAttattctcttgattttttatCAACTAACTATTTCCCCAGACTGCAACCAAGATTATCTTTTGGGTCCAAAAGAACAACTACCTTGACTATTTAAGCGGGTACTTACAACCTCCCACTAGCACAACTACTAGGTAACTCAACCACCAAGGCTAAAAGCAAAGCACCTGACATGTTTTGTCTCTACTGGAATTTGAAACCCGGCATGAAACCAACTATACTGCTACCAATAGTTCTTCTTAAGCAAGAGACTTCCATAAAACATCGGGGagatgttattttttattttatatatagcaGGAgaaatacaaatattttttcttcCCTTCAACAGTAGAGATGCTACACTTCCAACATGAGAACATTTAACCCCCGACTCAAGAAAGCTCTTCAATGTAGCACTCAATTTTCCAGGATTGATTTTACTGTAAGTTTAAAGCATGAAAAAAAGCAGACATGAACGAAGCCAAAACATGTACTTGTTGAATTTGCAGTTTCTCAAAAGAAGAAAGTACAAATAGATCTAAATGGCTTCTGAACAGCAATTAAAACTAAAAGCAAAGGCagagaatatgcatgaatgataCCTTAAGGCTCTTCAGTAAACCAGAAAGTTTATCCACCTGCTTCTCGATTTCTTGTATCTACAAGGGAAAGTACTACACGTCAGAAGCAAGGAGATAGGAGAATAAACTTTTTGCAAAATTGGTTCTTATAGTTTTATCTTTAGATGACAATTGCACTACTGATAATCTCAAAATAACTCAGGGGCCTGTGAAGTGATACCTGCTTATTAAAGCTGTCCATGCCAGAATCTGATCGGCTCCTCGTAAATCTGTTGCCCAGCTCGATATCAGATTCTTTGGAACCATTATCTTTGGCATCAACGAAGCTCGAATCCTGAAACAGTAACAGAAATTACAGAACAGTAAACTTTAAGATCATATCACCCCCACAGACAAAATATAggaaaaataatactccctctatcccaatttatgtgaaggttgTGTTCGGAGTACGAGGGTCAGAACACTTAATTTTGACTATGAATAAGTATATagatttttcaaaagttttaaataaaatttacatatttgaaatctacacgaaaagtactataagtcaacATAGCTAATgactcaaaatatttttaaaaagtttgagaAAACTATAGTCAAAGAAAAAACTGTTTGACTCTCCAAACAAAGAACAACTTCACATAAaattggacggagggagtaatgaTTAAGTTACAAACTTCATTACTAGTGCTTGCAATACAAGAAAATTTGATATAGATAAAATTAATCaggaaaacaaacaaaaatatcCAATGTTATTAATGTATCTGCAGTTAGGCTTTGTTAAATTGCAAATAAAGTTCAAAATAGCTAGCAAGAAAGACAAGAAAATGCAAATAACTACACAAAGAAGGATATAGATGAGTAACCTTAATTCTAGTCCAAACGCTACCTATAACAAGACTGATATTAGTTCTTAGAGGAGTAACCTTAATTCTAGTCTAGATGCTACCTATAAAGGTTGGTATTACTTGTTGAATAACCAAGTATGCAGTTGGTACATATGAGATAGCaaaaaaattacacaaaatCCAACCTTTACAAACTTCACCAGACTTGTATACGCAAAACAAGGATACAAAATTCAATTCACAGCAAAATAAAAACGAAAGCACACACATGCAATACAAAAACTGAAATCAAAGAAGATATTTAAGAACCCCATCAACAGAAAACCAAGTAAAAACACAAACtgtttattcttttatttcatggtaatcaaaacaacaaaagaattcaagaggtcttgaaagaaaaaaagcaaataataagatcaagaaaatcaaCTAACCGCTAGCAAGTCATTCATGTTTTCAAGAATTAGTGAAAGAGAAAGAGTTCTGAAAATTGTTTATGGCCGTCTAAGAAGAATTAGTGTATGTTGATTGTGATTGTGATCGTGATCGTGATAGAAAAGCAAGAAAGCTAGTAAACAACAGTGAGAAACAAGAGtggcaaatattttttttattaatgttTGTGGGATTTTTCTTTGTGTATGTAAAATTTGTCTTGTATGGGCCGTGCGACCGGCGTGACAATTGGAAGACGAGAAGGACGAGAAAAGATTGTAAAAGTTACTTAGTAATTACGTATTAGGGCTTTACTATGACAAATTTGGCTCTATATAATTGTAAACTTGTAACGACAGGCGTTACATACAAcaaaattggaaaaataaccaaaaagaaaacaaaatcattTGTATGACACGGTTTTCATTTCAGGTAATTTGTAgtctaaataaaaaaattccacAATTAAGTGTAGGTTCAATTTTCGTTGCCTACTTTTTATTACCCTAATTTTCCAACGTAATAAAATAATTGCAATTGATCACCATCATCTTTTCCTCATTTCGAATTAAAGAGGTAAAAGAGTTTAATGaaaaagaggggaaaaaaggaaaagaaagaggaaaaagagaTTCATTCCATAAGttgatattttctttattaGGGGTCAAATTGTTGATAGTTGATCAACAACCCAATATGACTGGAAACTAGTgtttcaaaagattttttttttttctttcactcgGGACTCATTTCTGGACAGGGTACTTGCAAAACATCTTGATATTTTTGTATGGGGTTTTGTTTTGTGTGGCTTACATGTTTATATGTCCAATTAATCGTGCATCCTAAACACGCATAACGATCAATGTTCTTGCCAAAGAATTCTTAGGAATTCGGTCTAAGAATACttttaagtaaaaataaaagaatacttACCACCCACTATAACCTTGGACATTTTCCCAATTAATTTCATGGGATTAGAGTAGTACGTGTGTTGAAATTAATTTCATGGGATTACCACCTAACTAGTTGTACGTGTGTTGAAATTGGAACAGAGAATTTGCCTCGTTAGTACACATCGCTGGTCAACCTAAAATAATTAAGTAAATGAACATTCCTCTAGTCTGCTGCTAACCACTTCATTCACTTTGCTATCAGATTACGTTTTCAACTTGGAATGACAATCATAGTTAATTCCAATAACTGTTAAGCTTTGACCATGTAACTTTCATTCTTTTACATTGtttttatttggttgtttgCTACTACTAGGTATTTCTGTCTTAATTATCTTTTAATCATCGTCCCCACATGGTACCGTCCGAGCATATCAGATGAAACCAAAGCAaaatttggttttgtttttttgcttGAAGCgaaaccaaatcaaattttatcagtttttaaaattaaaattaaatcaaactaaaatatatcaatttttttcttatttgattCGTCCTTTTGATTTTCTGTAAACACCTCTATATGCAGCATTTATATAAAATGATAATTAATAAGATATACAGATTAGTAggtgtcataccctattttaaccggggtcaaaatagtttacaacatccgggtaattccggggttaattaaagttaaggagtcgccacctaattatttacggtgaattagggcacctaaagtttattaaagtaattatctaaagttaactCTGTTTAAGGTCTACGAAacttaagattctaggtaagggttcaattagtctaaagggaaggtattaggcaccctttaagacccattaacaatggttaaccgaccggactaacaattaattaggctaattatgaatattttgaaaatattgtaCTACGTATATTTGTTAAAATCTTACGAAATATGAATGACTGCATGAGTATAACATTAAAGTAGAAAGTAGAACATCTATTAGTTAAATTAAATAAGCATAAGAATGAAATTTGTGTTGTCCGAAGAAAATATAGTAAACTTATAAAAAGCTTCGaacttataaaatatttagCCACATGGTAAATAAAAAGTGACTTAGCTTTaaagaaatttagaaaaaatgacaaaatgaaTTCGATCAAACTTGTAACAATGTGATTTGAATGATCCTTTTGAGAAGTCACTTGAACTTAACTTTTCACGCATGAAATAAGTAATTTTCGACTAAAAACTTGGTTTATCAAATAAGCAGGTTTGTAGGATTCAATTACCGATTTTAACTATTAGTTAAATATAAATCCTAGACATTAGGCAAAAGGTGATTTAATGTTAAAGCGCACACCAAGTACTAACTTATCTAGAGCAAACAAAAGAGTAAGGNNNNNNNNNNNNNNNNNNNNNNNNNNNNNNNNNNNNNNNNNNNNNNNNNNNNNNNNNNNNNNNNNNNNNNNNNNNNNNNNNNNNNNNNNNNNNNNNNNNNAGAGAGGGACGAAGGAGCGGGGAAGGCGGTGAGTGGAGAGATAGGGCGTGGGGGACAAGGGGAAGTGGAGACGGAGGAATGAAATGcgataaaaaaaagaaaagcatgtgggcttatattaaaaaaagaaaaagggaaaaagaaatcTGTGGCGTGGAAAGAGGAATGCAAATGCAAATGcaaagttttctttctttcttttttttttttttttgggagtgaTATGCTATTATCAAGAATTTACcccttataaaataatttttgatgaaataaaaattataatacgtTGTTTTAAAATATGAGCTTCAAAATGAGTCCAACATTGATATACTTGAGCAATTGTTTATGATGTGAAAATGTTGATCCTTCCTCatctatttaattattcttgggtttaatttaataactagtacaatatattaTCATGCGAAGATAATTAATAGTTAATAtgtaaaaaaaaggttttttatcaaaatgttgtcttgtaattaatttaacaatCCGTACccaaaaatgaaacgatgacaaacatttaaaatttgtgataaagtaatgctcataatgttgaaaataaaagtaacgatattaatagtagtagtaataaaaatagtgaaaaataaagtatttaactCATCAGTAAATTTAGAAATCCGAGTAAATTAAATAAAgcagggacaaaattgggtgtcaacagtagGTTACCTTGAGTATGTTGTTGCACAAAGTTATGAGTTAACCACAACTAAATCAAACTGAACTTTTGTCTTTATATGAGATGAGCCTTTAGACTTGAGGACGGAATCCACCAACTCTCCTTTGAGGCATGAACGATTGAAATTTGCAAGCCTTTTAAATCCTTACTAGCCAAGGAACTGTGAACTATGCTTATAAATGAAATGGCAAATGGAAATTTGGATTTAGTTAACGATTGTTCCAGattataaataactaaataagaAACAACAGATTAATTTAAGTGTGAGCTTTTTATAAGAGTAATTTGGAATCTCTAAAAATTATTGGATGTAGCATCTTAACCTCCTCGTGAACCTTGAGTTATTAATTCTTGAAATGGATAAATACAGGTCTCGCTGAGAGGTTTCTTTATTAAATGATGATATGAAGTATAAGTGAAAGTAGATCAACAAAGCCCCTATAGCTCAGTGGTAGAGCGTCAGTCTTGTAAACTGAAGGTCTGTAGTTCGATCCTGCATGGGGGCAATCTCCattttgtctttttttattGTCCTTTTATGTGTTCCATTTAGATTTCTTGTTCATGTTTTGCTTTTCTAACAGttcggctttttttttttttttaacggttCAAGTCGTTGGACTAGTCGATTTTAAGCTTTAATTTCAAGCTAATTCAAGGAGAAATTGATTCAATATGTAGACAAGGTGCACAACATTTATAACAGATTGACACCTTTCTACGATCTTTAAAATGTTTGTAATACTCTTTACACAAGTAGCCTGACATACGCTGTGCTTACTTTTcctaattgatatatataaatgtatgcGCTGATTATATATATTGGTAGACATATTACACATAGATTACACATTGTACATCTGCTGGATATTTTTAACTTAAGCGATTGGATATTTAGGTTAATTCTAGTCTTAGATATGTGTTGTTGTCTATATATCTGGAGCAGCCCAATATGAGAAATGTACAAATTTAGGATGAATATGGGCTGGACTACTTGTGCGCTGATGAAGCAGAAATTAGGCCCAGAAACTCCTTGAAGTTGCTGTCAAATGTTCTAATCAGCAGAACAATATGGTCAAATATTAACCAGCAGATGAACTTAATTTTGCCTTCATGTGATTTTAGTAATCGCACAGTAACAAAAGATGAGTCCCTGATTAGAAGATATGATTTGAAATTGCACATCAAATGCTTTAGTTGAACAACTTTTTATAactgaaaaatcaaaataaagatCAACTCCCCCGTGTATTAAAACCAAATTTCTCCAAGTAAGTTcatcacaaaatatttttgacacGTAAATCACTAACTCCCCTTTATGTTCATATATCCAAAAAAAAGTCTTATGGAAGGAGCAAAACACAAAAATTCCAGGAGAAATCTCAAGATTTGTTGTGTTGTTACTCtgctttttttaattattcttgtgaTTGTATCTCTCACTTTGTTCTATACTGTTTTCAAGCCCAAAAAACCTCATCTCATTGTCCACCCTATTTCTTTAGATGACATTGAATTCCAAATCATCCCGTGTTTAAGCCTAAACGTGACAGTAGAGCTGATAATCACGATTAAGAATCCGAATTACGGGAGCTTCAAATACAAGGACTCTGTAGCTTCTCTTATTTACCATGGTAACTATTCAGTGGGTGAAGTCCTAATTGAACATGGAACT from the Lycium ferocissimum isolate CSIRO_LF1 chromosome 11, AGI_CSIRO_Lferr_CH_V1, whole genome shotgun sequence genome contains:
- the LOC132037900 gene encoding syntaxin-132-like; protein product: MNDLLADSSFVDAKDNGSKESDIELGNRFTRSRSDSGMDSFNKQIQEIEKQVDKLSGLLKSLKDANEETKSVTKASAMKAIRKRMEKDIDEVGKIARNVKAKIEAINKENLANRQKPGCGKGTSVDRSRTNMTNALTKKFRDVMIEFQTLRQRIDDEYREVVERRVITVTGTRPDEETINNLIETGSSEQIFQNAIQGMGRGQVLSTVEEIQERHDAVKEIERKLLDLHQIYLDMAVLVEAQGDLLDNIETQVGYAVDHVNMGTDALQTAKSLQKKSRKCMMIAIILLLIIAAIIVLSVIKPWKK